One segment of Thermosulfurimonas sp. F29 DNA contains the following:
- a CDS encoding flavin reductase family protein: MGLQRTISQYIPQGVFVITVRHGDKINGMTAAWVSQVSFRPRLLAVAIAPERYTYELLKESGVFCINVLGDDQVDLARHFGFKSGREVDKFAGVPYLNALKGSPVLKSAIAYFECTVVSTCEVGDHVLFVGEVGDYAVQVEGAKPLLFRWDDYFGGVEA, translated from the coding sequence ATGGGTCTTCAGAGAACCATTTCGCAGTACATTCCCCAGGGTGTTTTCGTAATCACGGTGCGTCACGGGGACAAAATCAACGGGATGACCGCGGCCTGGGTCAGCCAGGTCTCCTTTCGGCCCCGGCTCCTGGCGGTGGCCATAGCCCCCGAACGTTACACCTACGAGTTGCTCAAGGAATCAGGGGTGTTTTGCATAAATGTTCTGGGAGACGACCAGGTGGATCTGGCGCGGCACTTCGGTTTCAAGTCCGGAAGAGAGGTGGATAAGTTCGCGGGGGTACCCTATTTGAACGCGCTGAAGGGCTCACCCGTGCTCAAGAGCGCCATCGCCTACTTCGAATGTACCGTGGTTTCCACCTGTGAGGTAGGGGATCATGTGCTGTTTGTGGGTGAGGTAGGGGACTATGCGGTCCAGGTGGAGGGAGCCAAGCCTCTCCTCTTTCGGTGGGACGATTACTTCGGCGGGGTGGAGGCCTGA
- a CDS encoding tetratricopeptide repeat protein, with product MTDKETSAGEELLVLHEKWVRAARAHLREIVAAVVGLILLLSFWSGYRMYQNRREGKAALLYAQALSLKDRNQAFRKLEELVKRYPGTVAAREARLNLWERDLSTLAPEKLLPALKKIERENRGEVKTSVLLGEAYLRETQGRVKESVRLYEKVLKEAPYAGEIVYADLARAYEALKDYRKALEYYRKYLKTRPPSGGLNFVEYKLNEIKKRLASPGS from the coding sequence ATGACGGATAAGGAGACCTCAGCCGGCGAGGAGCTTCTAGTTCTTCACGAAAAGTGGGTGCGGGCCGCCCGGGCTCACCTTCGCGAGATCGTGGCCGCCGTGGTGGGGCTTATCCTTTTGCTTTCTTTCTGGTCCGGCTACCGGATGTATCAGAATCGGCGAGAAGGGAAGGCGGCTCTCCTTTACGCACAGGCTTTGTCGTTGAAGGATCGTAACCAGGCCTTTCGTAAACTCGAAGAGCTGGTCAAGCGTTATCCGGGGACGGTGGCGGCCAGAGAGGCCAGACTCAATCTCTGGGAAAGAGATCTGTCCACCCTTGCGCCGGAAAAACTTCTCCCCGCACTCAAGAAGATCGAGAGGGAAAACCGGGGAGAGGTTAAGACCTCCGTGCTCCTGGGAGAAGCCTATCTCCGCGAAACCCAGGGGCGAGTGAAGGAGTCGGTGCGCCTTTACGAAAAGGTCCTGAAGGAGGCTCCCTACGCCGGGGAAATCGTTTATGCCGATCTGGCCCGGGCCTACGAAGCCCTTAAGGATTACCGTAAGGCCCTGGAGTATTACCGGAAGTACCTCAAGACCAGACCTCCCTCCGGGGGACTTAACTTCGTGGAGTACAAACTTAACGAGATAAAGAAAAGGCTGGCTTCCCCGGGATCATGA
- a CDS encoding DUF1992 domain-containing protein codes for MSLLVFQRLAEERIQEAIRNGEFDDLPGKGCPIQMEDLSFVPEEVRLAYKILKNAGFVPPELELKREIRTLEDLLESLGEEEVEEQYRVMRRLEFLLLELKELRGTSVLLEEDSRYYRLVAERVARLRKSERRKKAIDWSGLSHRLGLSRLVRTSRKVF; via the coding sequence ATGAGCCTTCTCGTCTTTCAGCGTCTGGCTGAGGAACGCATTCAGGAGGCCATCCGGAACGGAGAATTTGACGATCTTCCGGGCAAGGGGTGCCCTATTCAGATGGAGGACCTGAGCTTTGTCCCGGAAGAGGTTCGCCTGGCCTACAAGATCCTCAAGAACGCCGGGTTCGTCCCGCCGGAGCTGGAACTCAAGAGGGAGATTCGCACCCTGGAGGACCTCCTGGAGAGTCTGGGGGAGGAGGAGGTGGAGGAACAGTATCGGGTCATGCGCCGCCTGGAATTCCTCCTGCTCGAGTTAAAAGAGTTGCGCGGGACTTCCGTTCTTCTGGAGGAAGACTCCCGCTACTATCGGCTGGTGGCGGAAAGGGTGGCGCGCCTTCGAAAATCGGAAAGGCGGAAGAAGGCCATCGACTGGAGCGGTCTTTCGCATCGTCTGGGTCTATCCCGTCTGGTGCGCACATCCCGTAAGGTTTTCTAG
- a CDS encoding SIS domain-containing protein produces the protein MSVLETARRVLRVEIEGLCTVEKKLGASFEEAVRLVLSSRGRVVVTGLGKSGLIGRKISATLSSTGTPSFFLHPAEALHGDLGMVTPEDVLLALSNSGRTEEVNLIVRVLKGRGVRAIALTGNPDSPLAGLADVVIDVGVPREACPYDLAPTASTTAALAVGDALAVALAEARGFGPEDFRRNHPGGSLGERLKVRVAEIMLTGDRIPLTRMGTLMTEALPEMDRKRLGCILILDERDRLKGIITDGDLRRTLVRRGSLEGVRVEEIMTPDPKRIDKDRLASEALDLMEKHLITVLPVVDSDERLVGILHLHDILGKGSFKFTV, from the coding sequence ATGAGTGTGCTCGAGACGGCCAGGAGGGTCCTCCGGGTAGAGATCGAGGGACTGTGTACAGTAGAGAAAAAGCTGGGAGCCTCCTTTGAGGAAGCGGTGCGACTGGTTCTATCCTCCAGAGGTCGGGTGGTGGTAACCGGGCTCGGAAAAAGCGGTCTCATTGGCCGCAAGATATCCGCCACCCTCTCCTCCACCGGCACCCCTTCCTTCTTTCTCCATCCCGCCGAGGCCCTTCACGGAGACCTCGGCATGGTGACCCCGGAGGATGTGTTGCTGGCCCTTTCCAATTCCGGGCGCACCGAGGAGGTAAACCTCATCGTGCGCGTCCTTAAGGGGAGGGGAGTCCGCGCCATCGCCCTCACCGGAAATCCGGACTCACCGCTGGCTGGCCTTGCCGATGTGGTCATCGATGTGGGGGTGCCGCGGGAGGCCTGTCCCTACGACCTCGCCCCCACCGCAAGCACCACCGCGGCCCTGGCGGTGGGCGACGCCCTGGCCGTGGCCCTGGCCGAGGCCCGGGGCTTCGGACCGGAGGACTTCCGGCGCAATCACCCCGGAGGCTCCCTGGGGGAGCGGCTCAAGGTGCGCGTGGCCGAGATTATGCTCACCGGCGACCGCATTCCCCTCACCCGAATGGGTACCCTCATGACCGAGGCCCTCCCGGAGATGGACCGCAAGCGCCTGGGCTGTATCCTGATCCTGGACGAACGGGATCGGCTTAAGGGGATTATCACCGACGGTGATCTGCGAAGGACGCTGGTCCGCCGGGGAAGCCTCGAAGGGGTGCGCGTGGAGGAGATCATGACCCCGGATCCCAAACGCATAGATAAGGACCGGCTGGCCTCCGAAGCCCTGGATCTCATGGAAAAACACCTGATTACCGTCCTTCCGGTTGTGGACAGCGACGAACGCCTGGTGGGAATCCTTCACCTGCACGACATTCTGGGGAAGGGAAGCTTCAAGTTTACGGTTTAG
- a CDS encoding PilZ domain-containing protein yields MWEPWEGGYEVNKDPAHIEVLLQDLKKMGYWVIFVSGRFRSGPTLLLHVLEDRLVFDYPRPWAPGLGTARVIYRDNTNIEHFFRVDILKEDTQNRYIFTTRPTAIFRLERRMYYRVPTPPGSKAQFKWKDKELTGEILNLSAGGLALLRPNLRVPEREILLEGKLDLLLSASRPFGQIEIPRAEVVRAQESPDGLLLGVKFHINERKRQELMQYIIRREIEIRKAKAEG; encoded by the coding sequence ATGTGGGAACCCTGGGAGGGTGGCTACGAGGTAAATAAGGACCCAGCTCACATCGAGGTCCTGCTTCAGGATCTCAAGAAAATGGGTTACTGGGTGATTTTCGTGAGCGGGAGGTTTCGTTCCGGTCCCACCCTTCTTCTTCATGTACTGGAGGATCGACTCGTCTTTGACTACCCCCGCCCCTGGGCCCCGGGTCTCGGCACGGCCCGGGTCATCTATCGCGATAACACCAACATCGAACACTTTTTCCGCGTGGACATCCTCAAAGAGGACACCCAGAATCGATACATCTTTACCACCCGTCCCACCGCCATCTTCCGGCTGGAACGACGAATGTACTATCGCGTCCCCACGCCGCCCGGTTCAAAGGCGCAGTTCAAGTGGAAGGATAAGGAACTGACGGGAGAGATTTTAAACCTCAGTGCCGGAGGTCTGGCCCTTCTCCGTCCCAATCTCAGAGTGCCTGAAAGAGAGATTCTCCTGGAGGGGAAACTCGATCTTCTGCTTTCGGCCAGCCGCCCCTTCGGTCAGATAGAGATCCCGCGAGCCGAGGTGGTTCGGGCTCAGGAATCCCCCGATGGCTTGCTTCTGGGGGTTAAGTTCCACATCAACGAAAGGAAACGCCAAGAACTGATGCAGTACATCATCCGGCGGGAAATCGAAATCCGCAAGGCCAAGGCCGAGGGCTAA
- the polA gene encoding DNA polymerase I, with translation MRSSPGSSIVLPKAGEGPVVYLIDGTTFVYRAHYAVKEFLSTSWGLPTKAIYVFTRMLLRVLRELQPEYLALCLDEKAPTFRHEAFRDYKAHRPPMPDELAVQIPYIREIAEALGVRVLSVPGYEADDLIATLATKLPNPVLIIAGDRDLFSLVSDRVYVWDPLRERIIDPAEVERRYGVPPEKMPELRALSGDASDNIPGVKGIGEKTAATLIRTFGSVEDLYARLSEVTPARVRRLLEEGRESAFLSRKLVELETSAPVPLALEEYRLREPDYSRLRELFVRLEFRKLLSELPPSRDLSGPVNEVAEIPPEVRETERVALWVSEGEGLFGRGSVSGVALALPGAVFLLPPEGLTALRDLFSREDCVCVVYDFKNLCHLMGEAPEFSGEVFDVRLAAWLLDPIRKGYELEELAAERLGVRMSPDPDRGGMAERARALLELYPLLRESLSEAGLERLLFEVEVPLAPVLFRMERTGIRVDRDYLREWSGRLREELRTLEEEAFRLAGEPFNLRSGRELSRILFQKLGLPRGKRTPKGTGYSTDVEVLSELAPLHPLPRVLLRYRTVHKILSTYVEPLLRLADPATGRVHTTFHQTGTATGRLSSSDPNLQNIPVKGEEGQAMRRAFVAEEGWVLLSADYSQLELRLLAHFSGDENLRRAFAEGHDIHAATAAEIFGVSPGEVTPEMRRLAKVINFGIAYGMSPYGLSRELDIDFKQAKAFIERYFERYPGVKRYMEEVVAEARDKGFVKTILGRRRPIPGLFSREKGVREFAERTAINTPIQGSGADLVKLAMLAIDRRLREGRLRARLLLQVHDELLFEVPQEEVEEVSALVRKEMEEVYPLSVPLRVNLAVGKNWAEAKA, from the coding sequence GTGAGATCGTCACCTGGATCCTCAATCGTTTTACCTAAGGCCGGTGAGGGCCCGGTAGTCTATCTGATTGACGGCACCACCTTTGTCTACCGGGCCCATTACGCGGTAAAGGAGTTCCTCTCTACCTCCTGGGGTCTTCCCACCAAGGCGATCTATGTCTTTACCCGCATGTTGCTGCGGGTGCTGCGAGAGCTTCAGCCGGAATACCTGGCCCTGTGTCTGGACGAAAAGGCTCCCACCTTCAGGCACGAGGCCTTCCGGGACTACAAGGCCCATCGTCCCCCCATGCCCGACGAGCTTGCGGTGCAGATTCCCTACATACGGGAGATAGCCGAGGCTCTGGGGGTGCGCGTCCTCAGCGTGCCGGGCTACGAGGCCGACGACCTCATCGCCACCCTGGCCACGAAACTTCCCAATCCGGTGCTCATCATCGCCGGCGACCGGGATCTCTTTTCCCTGGTGAGCGACCGGGTCTATGTGTGGGATCCGCTCCGGGAAAGGATCATTGATCCCGCGGAGGTGGAAAGGCGCTACGGGGTGCCCCCGGAGAAGATGCCGGAATTGCGGGCCCTTTCCGGAGACGCCAGCGACAACATTCCCGGAGTAAAGGGGATCGGGGAAAAGACCGCCGCCACCCTTATCCGCACCTTCGGTTCGGTGGAAGACCTTTACGCCCGGCTCTCCGAGGTGACCCCGGCCCGGGTCCGCAGGCTCCTGGAGGAGGGACGCGAGTCCGCGTTCCTTTCCCGGAAACTGGTGGAACTGGAGACCTCGGCCCCGGTGCCTCTGGCCCTGGAGGAATATCGTCTGCGCGAGCCCGACTATTCCCGTCTGAGGGAGCTCTTCGTGAGACTCGAGTTTCGCAAGCTCCTCTCCGAGCTTCCCCCCTCAAGGGATCTCTCCGGTCCGGTCAATGAGGTCGCGGAGATCCCCCCGGAGGTCCGGGAAACCGAACGGGTGGCCCTCTGGGTTTCCGAAGGAGAAGGTCTTTTCGGTAGGGGATCCGTTTCCGGTGTGGCCCTGGCCCTTCCCGGAGCAGTCTTTCTCCTGCCCCCGGAAGGGCTCACGGCCCTGAGGGATCTCTTTTCCCGGGAGGATTGCGTTTGCGTGGTCTACGATTTCAAAAACCTGTGCCATCTTATGGGGGAGGCTCCGGAGTTTTCCGGGGAGGTCTTTGATGTAAGGCTTGCGGCCTGGTTGCTTGACCCGATCCGTAAGGGATACGAGCTTGAGGAACTGGCCGCGGAGCGCCTGGGGGTGAGGATGTCTCCGGACCCGGACAGAGGCGGTATGGCGGAGCGGGCCCGGGCCCTTCTCGAACTCTATCCCCTCCTGAGGGAGTCCCTTTCGGAGGCCGGTCTGGAACGCCTCCTTTTCGAGGTGGAGGTTCCCCTGGCCCCGGTGCTCTTCAGGATGGAGCGAACGGGCATCCGCGTGGATCGGGACTATCTGCGGGAATGGTCCGGGAGACTTCGCGAAGAACTGCGGACCCTTGAGGAGGAGGCCTTTCGGCTGGCCGGGGAACCCTTCAACCTCCGTTCCGGGCGGGAACTTTCCCGGATTCTCTTCCAGAAGCTGGGACTGCCCCGGGGCAAACGCACGCCCAAGGGCACGGGTTATTCCACGGATGTGGAGGTGCTTTCGGAGCTGGCCCCGCTTCATCCCCTTCCGCGGGTGCTCCTTCGCTATCGCACCGTGCACAAGATCCTTTCCACCTATGTGGAACCGCTCCTGCGCCTCGCGGACCCCGCCACCGGGCGGGTCCACACCACCTTTCACCAGACCGGAACGGCCACGGGTCGGCTCTCCTCCTCGGATCCCAATCTTCAGAACATTCCCGTAAAGGGCGAGGAGGGGCAGGCCATGCGCCGGGCCTTCGTGGCCGAGGAGGGCTGGGTGCTCCTTTCGGCGGATTATTCTCAGCTCGAGCTCCGGCTGCTGGCTCACTTCTCCGGAGACGAGAATCTGCGGAGAGCCTTTGCGGAGGGGCACGACATTCATGCCGCCACCGCCGCCGAGATCTTCGGGGTCTCGCCGGGGGAGGTCACTCCGGAGATGCGACGCTTGGCCAAGGTGATCAACTTTGGTATTGCTTACGGTATGAGCCCTTACGGCCTTTCCAGGGAACTCGACATAGACTTCAAGCAGGCCAAGGCTTTCATAGAGCGCTATTTCGAAAGGTATCCCGGGGTGAAACGCTACATGGAAGAGGTGGTAGCCGAGGCCCGGGATAAGGGGTTCGTGAAAACCATTCTCGGCCGGCGGCGTCCCATTCCCGGTCTTTTCAGCCGGGAAAAGGGCGTGCGGGAGTTTGCCGAGCGCACGGCCATCAACACTCCCATACAGGGTTCCGGGGCCGATCTGGTGAAGCTGGCCATGCTGGCCATAGACCGTCGTCTGAGAGAGGGGAGACTCCGGGCCAGGCTCCTTCTTCAGGTCCACGACGAGTTGCTCTTCGAGGTGCCTCAGGAGGAGGTTGAAGAGGTCAGCGCCCTGGTCCGAAAAGAGATGGAAGAGGTTTATCCCCTGAGCGTGCCGCTAAGGGTGAATCTGGCCGTGGGTAAGAACTGGGCGGAGGCCAAGGCCTGA
- a CDS encoding 16S rRNA (guanine(527)-N(7))-methyltransferase RsmG: MDLTWEEGRAYLKALVAEYGLPFRVETFWGELFLYLERLSAEAGRLRLTALSDPGQRLRFPVLESLILATLLPEGSFRVADLGSGAGVPGLVLKLVRPELEVVLYEAHAPRVTFLEETIALLGLSGIRVERKHLGREWPEARFPVVVSRGYGSAEKFAAQAARLLTRPGLAFYLWRNDVEPRGDPERHLPLLREVSFELPEKGGIRRLLVFSSTSELP; this comes from the coding sequence ATGGATCTCACCTGGGAGGAAGGGCGGGCGTATCTTAAGGCTCTGGTCGCGGAATACGGTCTTCCCTTCCGGGTGGAGACCTTCTGGGGTGAGCTTTTTCTGTATCTGGAAAGACTCTCCGCGGAGGCCGGGCGTCTCCGTCTCACGGCGCTCTCCGATCCCGGGCAACGCCTGCGTTTTCCCGTTCTGGAAAGTCTGATCCTGGCAACGCTTCTCCCGGAGGGGAGCTTCCGGGTGGCCGACCTGGGCAGTGGGGCCGGGGTGCCCGGACTGGTCCTCAAGCTCGTGCGTCCGGAGCTCGAGGTGGTTCTCTACGAGGCCCACGCCCCGCGGGTGACCTTCCTGGAGGAGACCATCGCTCTCCTCGGTCTTTCCGGTATTCGGGTGGAACGAAAACACCTCGGTCGCGAGTGGCCGGAAGCGCGTTTCCCGGTGGTGGTCTCCCGGGGCTACGGTTCGGCGGAGAAATTCGCCGCCCAGGCCGCTCGTCTCCTCACAAGACCCGGCCTGGCCTTTTACCTCTGGCGAAACGATGTGGAGCCCCGGGGCGACCCTGAAAGACACCTGCCCCTCCTGCGGGAGGTATCCTTCGAACTCCCCGAAAAAGGAGGAATCCGCCGACTTCTCGTCTTTTCCTCCACCTCGGAGCTCCCTTGA
- a CDS encoding CTP synthase: MARRKRGFHTKFIFVTGGVLSSLGKGLASASIGALLEARGLRVTFQKLDPYINVDPGTMNPFQHGEVYVTDDGAETDLDLGHYERFTSARMGRKNNYTSGKIYFSVITKERRGDYLGGTVQIIPHVTDEIKAAIVQLAGSEVDVAIIEIGGTVGDIESLPFLEAIRQLRYDLGRENTLYIHLTYVPYIKAAGELKTKPTQHSVKELRAIGIQPDILLCRTERFLPPEVKKKIALFCNVEEDAVITAKDVDCIYEIPLIFHQEGLDEKIVELLNIWTREPDLSGWEALVRKYKNPRDRVTIAIVGKYVDLKDSYKSLHEALVHGGLGNEAWVDIRYVSADEITRENVAEKLEGVHGVLVPGGFGYRGAEGKMEAIRYARENGIPFFGICLGMQLAVIEFARNVAGLSGANSTEFDPDTPHPVIYLMREWFNYRTQRVEVRDEKCDKGGTMRLGAYPCRLVPDTISHRAYGCDEVFERHRHRYEFNNQYRELLTEKGLKIAGLSPDGELVEIVELEGHPWFVGCQFHPEFRSRPMEPHPLFVSFIKAALEHKGS, from the coding sequence ATGGCGCGTCGAAAACGCGGATTCCACACCAAGTTTATCTTCGTGACCGGTGGAGTGCTTTCCTCTCTCGGCAAGGGGCTGGCCTCGGCCTCCATAGGGGCGTTGCTCGAGGCCCGGGGTCTTCGGGTGACCTTCCAGAAACTCGATCCTTACATCAATGTGGATCCGGGGACCATGAACCCCTTTCAGCACGGGGAGGTCTATGTCACCGACGACGGGGCGGAGACGGATCTCGATCTCGGGCATTACGAGCGCTTCACCTCCGCCCGCATGGGGCGCAAGAACAATTACACCTCCGGAAAGATCTACTTTTCGGTCATCACCAAGGAGCGTCGGGGGGACTATCTGGGAGGCACCGTTCAGATCATCCCTCATGTGACCGACGAGATCAAGGCGGCCATCGTGCAGTTGGCCGGAAGCGAAGTGGATGTGGCCATCATCGAGATCGGGGGCACCGTGGGAGACATAGAAAGCCTCCCCTTCCTGGAGGCCATAAGGCAGCTCCGTTACGACCTGGGTCGGGAAAACACCCTTTACATTCACCTCACCTATGTTCCCTACATCAAGGCCGCCGGAGAGCTAAAGACCAAGCCCACTCAGCACAGCGTTAAGGAACTGCGGGCCATCGGTATCCAGCCGGACATCCTGCTGTGTCGCACGGAGCGGTTTCTGCCCCCGGAAGTCAAGAAAAAGATCGCCCTTTTCTGCAATGTGGAGGAGGACGCGGTGATCACGGCCAAGGATGTGGACTGCATCTACGAGATCCCGCTCATCTTCCACCAGGAGGGGCTGGACGAGAAGATCGTGGAGCTGCTGAACATCTGGACGCGGGAGCCGGATCTTTCCGGCTGGGAAGCCCTGGTGCGAAAGTACAAGAACCCCAGGGATCGGGTGACCATCGCCATAGTGGGAAAGTATGTGGACCTCAAGGACTCCTACAAGAGCCTGCACGAGGCCCTGGTCCACGGAGGGCTGGGGAACGAGGCCTGGGTGGACATTCGCTATGTGAGCGCCGACGAGATCACCCGGGAGAATGTGGCGGAAAAGCTGGAGGGCGTGCACGGGGTCCTGGTGCCCGGAGGGTTCGGGTATCGGGGGGCCGAGGGCAAGATGGAGGCCATCCGCTACGCCCGGGAAAACGGGATCCCCTTTTTCGGAATCTGTCTGGGAATGCAGCTGGCGGTGATCGAGTTTGCCCGCAATGTGGCCGGGCTTTCCGGGGCCAACTCCACGGAGTTCGATCCCGACACCCCTCATCCGGTGATCTACCTCATGCGGGAGTGGTTCAACTACCGCACTCAACGGGTGGAGGTGCGGGACGAGAAGTGCGACAAGGGGGGCACCATGCGGCTCGGGGCCTACCCCTGTCGCCTGGTGCCGGACACCATATCCCACCGGGCCTACGGGTGCGACGAGGTCTTCGAACGCCACCGGCACCGCTACGAGTTCAACAATCAGTACCGGGAACTCCTCACCGAAAAAGGTCTAAAGATCGCCGGGCTTTCCCCGGACGGGGAACTGGTGGAAATCGTGGAACTGGAAGGGCATCCCTGGTTCGTGGGGTGTCAGTTCCATCCGGAGTTCCGGTCCCGTCCCATGGAACCCCATCCCCTCTTCGTGTCTTTCATAAAAGCGGCCCTTGAGCACAAGGGAAGCTGA
- a CDS encoding YkgJ family cysteine cluster protein, producing MEEPVFDPRELGPDDEIVFACHPGVPCFNRCCYDVHLVLSPYDFLRLRRALGVSPQELIERYGEAYIGEVTQLPVVAIKMNPYDFACPFLKPEGCSVYPDRPSACRTYPLARYLREDPETGKRREVYRIIRETHCKGHYEKRTIRVRDFVREQGLEPYLRFNDLFGEVVARRQAHAETPLTADQLDLIFLALYDLPRFREEALSGRLEVPDLEDPAGVSDEDLLEAGIRFVLERVLIFD from the coding sequence GTGGAAGAACCGGTTTTCGATCCGCGGGAACTCGGTCCGGACGACGAGATCGTCTTTGCCTGTCATCCGGGAGTCCCCTGCTTCAACAGGTGCTGCTACGATGTGCATTTAGTCCTTTCGCCCTACGACTTTTTGCGACTGCGCCGGGCCCTGGGGGTCTCTCCTCAGGAACTCATCGAGCGCTACGGCGAAGCCTACATCGGCGAGGTGACCCAGCTGCCCGTGGTGGCGATAAAGATGAATCCCTACGACTTCGCCTGCCCCTTTCTGAAGCCCGAGGGCTGTTCGGTCTATCCGGATCGGCCGTCGGCCTGTCGCACCTACCCTCTCGCCCGTTACCTCCGCGAGGATCCCGAGACCGGAAAACGCCGTGAGGTTTACCGCATCATAAGGGAAACCCACTGTAAGGGGCACTACGAAAAGCGTACCATCCGGGTGCGGGACTTCGTGAGGGAACAGGGTCTGGAGCCCTACCTCCGCTTTAACGACCTTTTCGGAGAGGTGGTGGCCAGAAGACAGGCCCACGCCGAAACTCCCCTCACCGCCGACCAGCTGGACCTCATCTTTCTGGCCCTTTACGATCTGCCCCGCTTCCGCGAGGAAGCCCTCTCCGGCCGTCTGGAGGTCCCGGATCTTGAGGACCCCGCCGGGGTCAGCGATGAGGACCTCCTTGAGGCCGGTATACGGTTCGTTTTGGAGAGGGTCCTCATCTTCGATTAA
- the ahbD gene encoding heme b synthase — MHLHGEGKPQFVPRLVAWELTRSCNLDCVHCRAAASRGPYEGELTTEECLRILSEIAEVSKPIVILTGGEPLLRDDLLVLTRKARELGMRPVLATNGTLLTEELALKLKEAGLARVSISLDGASPEAHDSFRKVPGAFEGALRGIEILKKVGIPFQINTTVTARNLEELPGVHELAKKLGAVAHHIFLLVPVGRGKELAEDSLPPEVYEKTLHWFYDQREKAGLHLKATCAPHYYRILRERARAEGKPVTMETFGLDAVTRGCLAGTGFCFISHRGVVQTCGYLEIECGDLRKQSFPEVWWNSEVFRNLRDFRKYKGKCGRCEYIRVCGGCRARAYEATGDYLEEEPLCTYQPRKSP, encoded by the coding sequence ATGCATCTGCACGGAGAGGGAAAACCGCAGTTCGTCCCTCGCCTCGTGGCCTGGGAGCTCACCCGTTCGTGCAATCTGGACTGCGTGCACTGTCGGGCGGCGGCTTCCAGGGGACCATACGAGGGGGAGCTTACCACCGAGGAGTGTCTGAGGATTCTTTCCGAGATTGCCGAGGTGTCCAAACCCATCGTCATACTTACCGGAGGGGAGCCTCTGCTCCGGGACGATCTCCTGGTTCTGACCCGCAAGGCCCGTGAACTGGGTATGCGTCCGGTGCTGGCCACCAACGGAACGCTTCTTACGGAGGAACTGGCCCTCAAGCTGAAAGAGGCCGGCCTGGCCCGGGTCAGCATAAGCCTGGACGGGGCGAGCCCCGAGGCCCACGACAGTTTCCGGAAGGTGCCCGGGGCCTTCGAGGGGGCCCTGCGGGGAATAGAAATCCTCAAAAAGGTGGGCATTCCCTTCCAGATCAACACCACGGTCACGGCCAGAAACCTTGAGGAACTACCCGGGGTCCACGAGCTGGCCAAGAAGCTGGGGGCCGTGGCCCATCACATCTTTCTTCTGGTGCCGGTGGGGCGGGGAAAGGAGTTGGCGGAGGACTCCCTTCCCCCCGAGGTCTACGAGAAGACCCTGCACTGGTTTTACGACCAGAGGGAGAAGGCCGGCCTTCACCTCAAGGCCACCTGCGCTCCTCACTACTACAGGATCCTCCGCGAACGAGCCCGGGCCGAGGGTAAACCGGTGACCATGGAGACCTTCGGACTCGACGCCGTGACCCGGGGGTGTCTGGCGGGGACGGGATTCTGTTTCATCTCCCATAGGGGGGTGGTTCAAACCTGCGGGTATCTGGAGATCGAGTGCGGGGACCTGCGGAAGCAGTCCTTCCCGGAGGTGTGGTGGAATTCCGAGGTCTTCAGGAATCTCAGGGATTTCAGGAAGTACAAGGGCAAGTGCGGACGCTGCGAATACATTCGGGTCTGCGGGGGATGCCGGGCCCGGGCCTACGAGGCCACCGGCGACTACCTGGAAGAGGAGCCCCTCTGCACCTACCAGCCCCGTAAATCGCCTTAA
- a CDS encoding MOSC domain-containing protein, with the protein MEGRVVALSVSRDKGVPKENVTEVRIVEGYGVEGDAHGGAWHRQVSFLDLATLECMRETLGREVRPGELAENVTVDLDLSAVEVGDRIAAGECLFEVTQIGKKCHTGCAIFKRVGRCEMRNRGVFTRVLRGGVLRVGDPVRILARSEGKGD; encoded by the coding sequence ATGGAGGGGCGAGTGGTGGCCCTTTCCGTGAGTCGGGACAAGGGCGTCCCCAAGGAAAATGTGACCGAGGTGAGGATCGTTGAGGGCTACGGGGTGGAGGGAGACGCTCACGGAGGGGCGTGGCACCGTCAGGTGAGTTTTCTGGATCTCGCCACCCTGGAGTGTATGAGGGAGACCCTGGGGAGGGAGGTCCGTCCCGGGGAGCTTGCCGAGAATGTGACCGTGGATCTGGATCTTTCCGCCGTGGAGGTGGGGGATCGTATTGCCGCCGGGGAGTGTCTCTTTGAGGTCACCCAGATAGGGAAGAAGTGTCACACCGGTTGTGCCATTTTTAAGCGCGTGGGCCGCTGCGAGATGCGCAACCGGGGCGTTTTTACCCGGGTGCTCAGGGGTGGAGTGCTTCGGGTGGGGGATCCGGTGCGAATCCTCGCGAGATCCGAGGGAAAGGGGGATTAA